The Asterias amurensis chromosome 21, ASM3211899v1 genome has a segment encoding these proteins:
- the LOC139953151 gene encoding dnaJ homolog subfamily B member 12-like — protein MVMEGNRDESIKCIKIAQKCIAAGDREKAIKFLNKAQRLFPSQRAKDILYRLQNPSDDSATSSSSSSTESTEPTNTKERQRRQSNGPTPTTRQRHTSGSRESKAESKAETNGGVKHDYTEEQLKGVNRIKKCKNFYEILGVVKDASETDVKKAYRKLALLFHPDKNHAPGAGEAFKAIGKAFAVLNDSDKRKRYDLYGDDTNEVSNSRSQHRHTHRHHHGGFYYETRGFDDEEFSPEDLFNMFFGGGFPQGNVARHRRQNRPRQDNNSREEARYTFLLQLLPILMLVVISLLSTAFIQESPYSLSKKAGYTIERSTHELKIKYYVKNTFSKEYSGRINLVEQRVEAEHMDNLRSNCYRERLNKEAAMQRARYFGDKKMYEKAHKMALRTCDQLEEIRRLS, from the exons ATGGTCATGGAGGGAAATCGCGATGAGAGCATTAAATGTATCAAAATAGCCCAGAAATGTATCGCTGCCGGTGACAGAGAAAAGGCTATTAAATTCCTCAATAAAGCACAGAGATTATTTCCTTCACAAAGAGCGAAAG ATATTCTATACCGACTTCAGAATCCATCAGACGACAGTGCAACATCATCCTCATCATCGTCGACAGAATCCACAGAGCCCACAAATACAAAAGAAAGACAACGTCGGCAGTCCAACGGACCAACCCCCACCACAAGACAGAGACACACATCGGGTTCCAGGGAGAGCAAGGCAGAGAGTAAAGCAGAGACAAACGGTGGTGTCAAACATGATTATACGGAAGAACAGCTCAAGGGTGTAAATAG AATAAAGAAATGTAAAAACTTCTATGAAATCCTCGGAGTAGTCAAAGATGCAAGCGAGACGGATGTCAAGAAAGCATACAGGAAGTTAGCGTTGCTTTTTCACCCGGACAAGAACCACGCCCCAGGAGCAGGGGAGGCGTTTAAAG CTATTGGAAAAGCCTTTGCCGTGTTGAATGATTCAGACAAACGGAAGAGATACGACCTCTACGGGGATGACACGAACGAGGTCAGTAATTCCAGGAGCCAACATCGGCACACCCATCGTCACCACCATGGGGGCTTCTACTACGAGACAAGGGGATTTGATG ATGAGGAATTTTCACCGGAGGATCTATTTAACATGTTCTTCGGAGGGGGTTTCCCCCAGGGGAATGTAGCCAGACACAGGAGGCAGAACCGCCCACGTCAGGACAACAACTCAAGAGAAGAG GCGCGGTACACGTTTCTGCTTCAGCTGTTACCCATCCTCATGCTTGTAGTCATCTCCCTTCTATCAACTGCATTTATTCAAGAATCTCCGTACAGTCTTTCAAAGAAAGC AGGATATACAATTGAAAGATCGACACATGAATTAAAGATAAAGTATTACGTTAAG AATACATTTAGTAAGGAGTATTCTGGTCGGATAAATCTAGTGGAGCAACGAGTGGAAGCAGAGCACATGGATAATTTAAGAAGTAATTGTTACCGAGAAAGATTGAACA AAGAGGCAGCAATGCAGAGAGCCCGCTATTTCGGAGATAAAAAAATGTACGAGAAAGCCCACAAGATGGCTTTACGGACTTGCGATCAGTTGGAGGAAATCAGAAGATTATCGTGA
- the LOC139953153 gene encoding alpha-1D adrenergic receptor-like: METDETSTNITDEFFTSSETLYPYPELVFCATGFAILSVTALVGNSLVLIAVARHRQLQNATNVFVVNLSVTDCLTGFAFLWSIPGMVSRTPGYPLPFAFPCVASAAIVFSTVGCSMYTLANIAINRLVLITQPMETYRSVYTHRKIAVMVFISWLIPTTGIVLPPSLGIGDVGFDIESRTCSDIDGHPKAGLYDKIQFATLYPVPFLVIIIAYVLILKHVRRHFKKTRRAFTPKSSMVIASAPASSATRLDDDGPTPAPRSGTSLNHAESIRKLSLNRTRNDQLEITKNLFVVVCALVVCFTPLSIMVVTKNNRYQLYGGLVLFVSSCINPLIYATKHPHFKPVLRSMLRCRCPPVLSKIRHGP, encoded by the coding sequence ATGGAAACTGATGAGACGAGCACCAACATTACTGATGAATTCTTCACTTCGTCTGAAACTTTATACCCGTACCCAGAGCTTGTGTTCTGTGCTACAGGCTTCGCAATTTTGTCAGTGACAGCCCTAGTCGGTAACAGCCTTGTCTTAATCGCTGTGGCTCGCCACAGGCAGCTCCAGAACGCGACCAACGTCTTCGTGGTGAACCTCAGCGTGACTGACTGCCTCACGGGGTTCGCGTTCCTGTGGAGCATACCCGGGATGGTGAGCAGAACCCCCGGCTACCCGCTACCCTTCGCGTTCCCGTGCGTGGCGTCCGCAGCGATCGTCTTTAGTACCGTCGGGTGCAGCATGTACACCCTAGCCAACATCGCCATCAATAGGCTCGTGCTGATCACCCAGCCCATGGAGACCTACCGATCGGTGTACACACACAGGAAGATCGCTGTGATGGTCTTTATCAGTTGGTTGATCCCCACGACTGGCATCGTCCTACCTCCATCTCTCGGAATCGGTGACGTTGGTTTCGACATCGAGAGCCGGACCTGCAGCGACATCGACGGCCATCCGAAAGCTGGTCTCTACGACAAGATACAGTTCGCAACACTGTATCCTGTACCTTTCCTAGTGATCATAATCGCGTATGTGTTAATCTTAAAACATGTCCGGCGACACTTCAAGAAGACACGAAGAGCTTTTACACCCAAGTCATCCATGGTCATCGCATCAGCTCCAGCCTCATCCGCGACTAGGCTTGACGACGATGGACCGACCCCTGCACCACGGTCAGGTACCTCCCTAAACCACGCTGAGAGCATCCGTAAGCTAAGCCTTAACCGTACACGCAACGATCAGTTGGAGATCACCAAAAACCTCTTCGTGGTGGTGTGCGCTCTGGTCGTCTGCTTCACCCCGCTATCCATCATGGTGGTCACTAAGAATAACCGATACCAGCTCTACGGTGGATTGGTGTTGTTCGTGAGTAGCTGTATCAACCCACTCATCTACGCCACTAAGCACCCACATTTCAAACCGGTCTTACGGTCCATGCTCCGTTGCCGATGTCCACCCGTCCTCTCCAAGATTCGCCATGGCCCATGA